One Triticum dicoccoides isolate Atlit2015 ecotype Zavitan chromosome 5B, WEW_v2.0, whole genome shotgun sequence genomic window carries:
- the LOC119309668 gene encoding probable E3 ubiquitin-protein ligase RNF144A-B isoform X2 — MDMEAQAAAADPHFPIYVSSEEDDGITFLGDSFDPEEMQIQEAILLSIDSSRAPTAIPTSSFASSSASPFGPDVAGTSGKSTEESPRDRKRKRKLLEDEPSDSGKRRKRNRFRCAICMEKVQVSEQFIVSHCSHAFCNGCVGRYVATKIGENVESIGCPDPECTEGFVEIEPCRDIIPQELFDRWSVTLCEQSLGNEKYYCPFKDCSALLIKDNDRTVKIRDTECPHCHRMFCARCRVPWHDGIKCKELRRLGDDEKGETDLMLKKLANKKKWQRCPSCKMYVSRIAGCLLMKCRCKQYFCYHCAAPMSKALHYCKNCKR; from the exons ATGGACATGGAggcgcaagccgccgccgccgacccgcactTCCCCATCTACGTCTCCTCCGAGGAGGACGACGGCATTACGTTCCTTGGCGACTCGTTCGACCCCGAGGAGATGCAGATCCAGGAGGCCATCCTCCTCTCCATCGACTCCTCCCGCGCTCCAACCGCCATCCCGAcctcctccttcgcctcctcctcgGCGTCCCCGTTCGGGCCCGACGTCGCCGGCACCTCCGGGAAATCCACCGAAGAGTCCCCTCGCGACCGCAAGAGGAAGCGCAAGTTATTGGAAG ATGAGCCGAGCGATTCGGGGAAGCGGCGGAAGCGCAACCGCTTCAGGTGCGCCATCTGCATGGAGAAGGTTCAGGTTTCAGAGCAGTTTATTGTGAGCCACTGTTCGCATGCCTTCTGCAATGGCTGCGTCGGGCGGTACGTCGCCACCAAGATCGGCGAGAACGTGGAATCGATAGGTTGCCCTGACCCTGAATGCACAGAGGGCTTCGTTGAGATCGAACCATGCCGAGATATCATTCCCCAGGAGCTTTTCGATCGCTGGAGTGTTACTCTGTGCGAGCAGTCCCTAGGGAATGAGAAGTACTACTGCCCTTTCAAGGATTGCTCCGCGTTGCTGATCAAAGACAATGACAGGACGGTGAAAATCAGGGACACCGAGTGCCCACATTGCCATCGGATGTTCTGCGCACGGTGCCGTGTGCCGTGGCACGACGGAATCAAGTGTAAGGAGTTAAGGAGGCTTGGGGATGACGAGAAGGGGGAGACTGATCTGATGCTTAAGAAACTGGCTAACAAGAAGAAATGGCAGAGGTGCCCCAGCTGCAAGATGTATGTCTCGAGGATCGCTGGGTGCTTGCTCATGAAGTGCAG GTGTAAACAGTACTTCTGTTACCATTGCGCTGCTCCAATGAGTAAAGCTCTTCACTATTGTAAGAACTGCAAGCGGTAG
- the LOC119309668 gene encoding probable E3 ubiquitin-protein ligase RNF144A-B isoform X3 — MDMEAQAAAADPHFPIYVSSEEDDGITFLGDSFDPEEMQIQEAILLSIDSSRAPTAIPTSSFASSSASPFGPDVAGTSGKSTEESPRDRKRKRKLLEVLCNVEDEPSDSGKRRKRNRFRCAICMEKVQVSEQFIVSHCSHAFCNGCVGRYVATKIGENVESIGCPDPECTEGFVEIEPCRDIIPQELFDRWSVTLCEQSLGNEKYYCPFKDCSALLIKDNDRTVKIRDTECPHCHRMFCARCRVPWHDGIKCKELRRLGDDEKGETDLMLKKLANKKKWQRCPSCKMYVSRIAGCLLMKCR; from the exons ATGGACATGGAggcgcaagccgccgccgccgacccgcactTCCCCATCTACGTCTCCTCCGAGGAGGACGACGGCATTACGTTCCTTGGCGACTCGTTCGACCCCGAGGAGATGCAGATCCAGGAGGCCATCCTCCTCTCCATCGACTCCTCCCGCGCTCCAACCGCCATCCCGAcctcctccttcgcctcctcctcgGCGTCCCCGTTCGGGCCCGACGTCGCCGGCACCTCCGGGAAATCCACCGAAGAGTCCCCTCGCGACCGCAAGAGGAAGCGCAAGTTATTGGAAG TCTTATGCAATGTGGAAGATGAGCCGAGCGATTCGGGGAAGCGGCGGAAGCGCAACCGCTTCAGGTGCGCCATCTGCATGGAGAAGGTTCAGGTTTCAGAGCAGTTTATTGTGAGCCACTGTTCGCATGCCTTCTGCAATGGCTGCGTCGGGCGGTACGTCGCCACCAAGATCGGCGAGAACGTGGAATCGATAGGTTGCCCTGACCCTGAATGCACAGAGGGCTTCGTTGAGATCGAACCATGCCGAGATATCATTCCCCAGGAGCTTTTCGATCGCTGGAGTGTTACTCTGTGCGAGCAGTCCCTAGGGAATGAGAAGTACTACTGCCCTTTCAAGGATTGCTCCGCGTTGCTGATCAAAGACAATGACAGGACGGTGAAAATCAGGGACACCGAGTGCCCACATTGCCATCGGATGTTCTGCGCACGGTGCCGTGTGCCGTGGCACGACGGAATCAAGTGTAAGGAGTTAAGGAGGCTTGGGGATGACGAGAAGGGGGAGACTGATCTGATGCTTAAGAAACTGGCTAACAAGAAGAAATGGCAGAGGTGCCCCAGCTGCAAGATGTATGTCTCGAGGATCGCTGGGTGCTTGCTCATGAAGTGCAGGTAG
- the LOC119305622 gene encoding E3 ubiquitin-protein ligase RNF144A-like: MAASATTDGPPFPIYISSDEDEDVAVLGSSSNLEEIQIQQAILLSIGLSRDTTGIPSSSASLSGTDVDITDRKGKRKLRSESPHQVIDIDDNDRQEVIDVDDDDSLIFIKETGSGKWRKPRNGGLLEVGEGSHSATIMKEFYCTICMETLPGVERFPVAGCAHAFCAGCVRQYIAARVEDNLLSMGCPDPGCKDGVLHPEECRDIVPPQLFQRWGAALCEVALGDLKFYCPFKDCSALLIDDGPGPGDGGAVALTNVECPHCNRMFCAQCKVPWHEGVGCAEFQRLGEDERGREDLLLRKVAQERRWQRCPRCKMYVERVTGCQFMSCRCGHSFCYICGGSTRTGAHRCNRMRTTY; encoded by the exons ATGGCGGCCTCCGCCACCACCGACGGTCCACCCTTCCCCATCTACATCTCATCCGACGAGGACGAGGACGTAGCAGTCCTTGGTTCCTCCAGCAACCTCGAGGAGATCCAGATCCAGCAGGCCATCCTCCTCTCCATCGGCCTCTCGCGCGACACGACAGGCatcccctcctcctcggcctccctcTCCGGAACCGACGTCGACATAACAGACCGCAAAGGCAAGCGTAAACTACGATCGGAGTCGCCACATCAAGTCATAGATATAGATGATAATGATAGGCAAGAAGTCATCGATGTAGACGACGATGACAGCCTGATCTTCATCAAAGAGACGGGCAGCGGGAAGTGGAGAAAACCACGTAACGGTGGCCTGTTGGAGGTCGGCGAAGGTTCCCACAGCGCCACGATCATGAAAGAGTTCTACTGCACAATCTGCATGGAGACGCTCCCCGGCGTCGAGCGCTTCCCCGTCGCCGGGTGCGCGCACGCCTTCTGCGCGGGCTGCGTGAGGCAGTACATCGCGGCGAGGGTCGAGGACAACCTGCTGTCCATGGGCTGCCCCGACCCGGGCTGCAAGGACGGCGTGCTGCACCCGGAGGAATGCCGCGACATCGTCCCGCCTCAGCTGTTCCAGCGGTGGGGCGCCGCGCTCTGCGAAGTGGCGCTCGGGGACCTCAAGTTCTACTGCCCCTTCAAGGACTGCTCGGCGCTGCTGATCGACGACGGCCCCGGCCCCGGCGACGGGGGCGCGGTGGCGCTCACGAACGTGGAGTGCCCACACTGTAACCGGATGTTCTGCGCGCAGTGCAAGGTGCCGTGGCACGAAGGCGTGGGCTGCGCCGAGTTCCAGCGGCTCGGGGAGGACGAGCGCGGGCGGGAGGACCTGCTGCTGAGGAAGGTCGCGCAGGAGAGGAGGTGGCAGAGGTGCCCCCGGTGCAAGATGTACGTCGAAAGGGTGACCGGCTGCCAGTTCATGAGCTGCAG GTGCGGCCACTCCTTCTGCTACATTTGCGGCGGCTCCACGAGGACTGGTGCACATCGTTGCAACCGCATGCGTACTACTTACTGA
- the LOC119309668 gene encoding probable E3 ubiquitin-protein ligase RNF144A-B isoform X1, whose amino-acid sequence MDMEAQAAAADPHFPIYVSSEEDDGITFLGDSFDPEEMQIQEAILLSIDSSRAPTAIPTSSFASSSASPFGPDVAGTSGKSTEESPRDRKRKRKLLEVLCNVEDEPSDSGKRRKRNRFRCAICMEKVQVSEQFIVSHCSHAFCNGCVGRYVATKIGENVESIGCPDPECTEGFVEIEPCRDIIPQELFDRWSVTLCEQSLGNEKYYCPFKDCSALLIKDNDRTVKIRDTECPHCHRMFCARCRVPWHDGIKCKELRRLGDDEKGETDLMLKKLANKKKWQRCPSCKMYVSRIAGCLLMKCRCKQYFCYHCAAPMSKALHYCKNCKR is encoded by the exons ATGGACATGGAggcgcaagccgccgccgccgacccgcactTCCCCATCTACGTCTCCTCCGAGGAGGACGACGGCATTACGTTCCTTGGCGACTCGTTCGACCCCGAGGAGATGCAGATCCAGGAGGCCATCCTCCTCTCCATCGACTCCTCCCGCGCTCCAACCGCCATCCCGAcctcctccttcgcctcctcctcgGCGTCCCCGTTCGGGCCCGACGTCGCCGGCACCTCCGGGAAATCCACCGAAGAGTCCCCTCGCGACCGCAAGAGGAAGCGCAAGTTATTGGAAG TCTTATGCAATGTGGAAGATGAGCCGAGCGATTCGGGGAAGCGGCGGAAGCGCAACCGCTTCAGGTGCGCCATCTGCATGGAGAAGGTTCAGGTTTCAGAGCAGTTTATTGTGAGCCACTGTTCGCATGCCTTCTGCAATGGCTGCGTCGGGCGGTACGTCGCCACCAAGATCGGCGAGAACGTGGAATCGATAGGTTGCCCTGACCCTGAATGCACAGAGGGCTTCGTTGAGATCGAACCATGCCGAGATATCATTCCCCAGGAGCTTTTCGATCGCTGGAGTGTTACTCTGTGCGAGCAGTCCCTAGGGAATGAGAAGTACTACTGCCCTTTCAAGGATTGCTCCGCGTTGCTGATCAAAGACAATGACAGGACGGTGAAAATCAGGGACACCGAGTGCCCACATTGCCATCGGATGTTCTGCGCACGGTGCCGTGTGCCGTGGCACGACGGAATCAAGTGTAAGGAGTTAAGGAGGCTTGGGGATGACGAGAAGGGGGAGACTGATCTGATGCTTAAGAAACTGGCTAACAAGAAGAAATGGCAGAGGTGCCCCAGCTGCAAGATGTATGTCTCGAGGATCGCTGGGTGCTTGCTCATGAAGTGCAG GTGTAAACAGTACTTCTGTTACCATTGCGCTGCTCCAATGAGTAAAGCTCTTCACTATTGTAAGAACTGCAAGCGGTAG